The following proteins are encoded in a genomic region of Sorangiineae bacterium MSr12523:
- the tnpB gene encoding IS66 family insertion sequence element accessory protein TnpB (TnpB, as the term is used for proteins encoded by IS66 family insertion elements, is considered an accessory protein, since TnpC, encoded by a neighboring gene, is a DDE family transposase.) yields the protein MTIYAATTPIDLRRSFDRLAAAAKDEMGKDPRSGALFLFVNKAGDRLKALWWDRTGYCLMYKRLERGVFRFPSAIRPGDPSIEIDAAEFTKILAGLDLPAAKGTIGTRHRARASEISPPVP from the coding sequence ATGACGATCTATGCGGCCACAACACCGATTGATCTTCGTCGTTCTTTTGATCGATTGGCTGCCGCGGCGAAAGACGAGATGGGAAAAGATCCGAGAAGCGGCGCGCTGTTTCTTTTCGTCAACAAGGCGGGCGATCGCCTGAAAGCACTGTGGTGGGATCGCACCGGATACTGTTTGATGTACAAGCGCCTGGAACGTGGCGTTTTTCGGTTTCCGAGCGCGATTCGTCCGGGCGATCCGAGCATCGAGATCGATGCTGCGGAGTTCACGAAGATCCTTGCAGGACTCGATCTCCCAGCGGCTAAGGGCACCATCGGAACCCGTCACCGGGCACGCGCGTCGGAAATTTCGCCGCCGGTACCGTAA
- a CDS encoding transposase domain-containing protein, whose translation MLYSLLATCKLHGVNPFNYLRDVLVRIDSHAAHDVLALSPKTWKEKLQNLNAP comes from the coding sequence GTGCTGTACTCCTTGCTCGCCACCTGCAAGCTGCACGGCGTCAACCCCTTCAATTACTTGCGCGACGTGCTCGTCCGCATCGACTCGCACGCCGCCCACGACGTCCTCGCGCTCAGTCCCAAAACCTGGAAAGAGAAGCTGCAGAACCTCAACGCTCCGTGA
- a CDS encoding NucA/NucB deoxyribonuclease domain-containing protein, whose protein sequence is MLPGPVGRHERGCTRREAHERIAAEEYAADSDGERFKLRGPNGGQLFVKSREDMSGIAKVYNFEVAGSHSYYVGDVQALVHNNCGGAALPELEISASEYPNLAENISHAQNAGHSSVLTHGGNRVANRSAALDGVPQIHGLSRDEYPFASSKEGGPGSWVGHVPAREQNAQGGADKELCEGKRASRRGPVQSKSNAMTLSTHKDEIALSRRMYFSYNQFMIFDSGEKQPGSDWTDEHVQQGFIRRAHTVSFGTICEFGDAELRVFCRAFEHISNYDRAIEVPLHVVSGRISIEGPEEDERPGVDLAEGHYRITVAQRLVKEEHEEIDVFIEPAAGPVEKSRILIADHGIAKRENLLEQGRVAGGVMLCWGPHGHW, encoded by the coding sequence GTGTTGCCAGGCCCCGTAGGCCGCCACGAGAGAGGTTGTACCCGTCGTGAGGCGCACGAGCGCATTGCGGCCGAGGAGTACGCCGCCGATTCCGATGGCGAGCGTTTCAAGCTGCGCGGCCCGAACGGTGGACAATTGTTTGTCAAGTCGCGCGAGGACATGTCGGGAATCGCAAAAGTGTACAACTTTGAAGTAGCTGGTAGTCACTCATACTACGTCGGTGACGTACAGGCGCTCGTACACAACAATTGCGGCGGCGCGGCACTACCGGAGCTTGAGATCAGTGCGTCCGAGTATCCAAATCTTGCCGAGAATATATCTCATGCGCAGAACGCGGGACATTCCTCCGTGCTGACGCACGGAGGAAATAGAGTGGCTAATCGCAGCGCAGCGTTGGACGGGGTTCCGCAGATCCACGGCCTCAGCCGGGACGAGTATCCGTTCGCCTCGTCGAAGGAAGGAGGCCCCGGCTCATGGGTAGGTCACGTTCCCGCCCGTGAGCAGAATGCACAAGGGGGCGCTGATAAAGAACTTTGTGAAGGCAAACGGGCTTCAAGACGGGGACCAGTACAGAGTAAGAGTAACGCCATGACGTTGAGTACCCATAAGGATGAGATCGCCCTTTCGAGAAGGATGTATTTTTCATATAATCAGTTCATGATTTTCGATAGCGGCGAGAAGCAGCCTGGCTCAGATTGGACCGACGAACACGTACAACAAGGATTTATCCGGCGGGCGCATACCGTGTCTTTCGGGACTATTTGCGAGTTTGGAGACGCGGAACTCCGAGTATTTTGCCGCGCTTTCGAACATATTTCCAATTATGATCGAGCTATCGAGGTGCCGTTGCATGTCGTTAGCGGTCGAATATCCATCGAGGGGCCGGAGGAGGATGAACGGCCAGGCGTTGACCTCGCTGAGGGCCATTACAGGATTACCGTCGCACAGCGCCTTGTGAAGGAGGAACACGAAGAGATTGACGTGTTTATTGAGCCGGCGGCCGGCCCGGTGGAGAAGAGCAGGATTCTAATTGCGGACCACGGAATAGCGAAAAGAGAGAACCTTCTCGAGCAGGGAAGAGTTGCGGGGGGCGTGATGCTGTGTTGGGGGCCGCACGGTCACTGGTAA
- a CDS encoding ATP-binding cassette domain-containing protein: MSSPTPASTLLDVRNLSFRYRESGNDVLHGVTLRIRNRDRILVEGPSGSGKSTLGTLMSGLRSPHSGLLLLQGLDPASIGTEAWRKRIASAPQFHENHILSNTLAFNILMCRQWPPRKEDLREAETICRELGLGPLLDRMPGGLMQRVGETGWQLSHGERSRVYLARALLQGAELVILDESFASLDPETQTQALECARTRAPTLMVIAHP, translated from the coding sequence GTGTCCTCCCCTACCCCCGCCAGCACGCTGCTCGACGTCCGCAACCTGTCCTTCCGATATAGGGAATCAGGAAATGACGTCTTGCACGGCGTTACACTGCGCATCCGAAACCGCGACCGCATTTTGGTCGAAGGCCCGTCGGGCAGTGGAAAGTCAACGCTAGGAACTCTGATGTCGGGGCTCCGAAGCCCGCACTCGGGTTTGCTGTTGTTGCAAGGACTCGACCCCGCATCGATTGGCACCGAAGCATGGCGCAAACGCATTGCATCTGCGCCGCAGTTTCATGAGAATCACATTCTCTCGAATACGCTTGCCTTCAACATCCTCATGTGCCGCCAGTGGCCACCTCGCAAGGAAGACCTCCGCGAGGCGGAGACAATTTGCCGAGAGCTCGGTCTTGGTCCTCTGCTGGACCGCATGCCGGGAGGCCTGATGCAGCGGGTCGGCGAAACCGGATGGCAGCTCTCGCACGGAGAGCGTAGTCGTGTGTACCTGGCGCGCGCGCTCCTTCAGGGGGCAGAACTCGTGATCCTTGACGAGAGCTTTGCCTCGTTGGATCCCGAGACACAAACGCAGGCGCTCGAATGCGCCCGGACGCGGGCACCCACGCTCATGGTGATCGCACATCCGTAA
- a CDS encoding IS110 family transposase, whose translation MRSVGLDLGARHIAYCEVCDGKVVERTSVQQIEQLKGRLGPGTLPAIVAFEAAREAWFVHDLLRTWGHEPKIVDTTRLKTIGIGHHKRKNDALDAEHLAIAVEQGRIPEAHVLSVEGRELREQLSVRQALVETRAGYVTTIRGLARAHGKRVATCDISNFVTHLEATEMNPGLQKLVAPLAAMLKVLDEQLVRVEEKLQNLAGRDPRIRLCATAPGVGLIVGATFMSVMDDAHRFKNAHAVSAYLGLVPSESTTGGPSKRRLGGITKQGNPHARAMLVQAAHSLLRTRKHAGDPIRLWGMNIAKKKGRSIAAVAVARRLAGVLWAMCRDGAFYDPNTATKGTFQKKSMRGSDETQRTVALRRATKKLQRRYTRRKTSEVTMT comes from the coding sequence ATGCGTAGCGTAGGCCTGGATTTAGGAGCGCGCCACATCGCTTATTGCGAGGTGTGCGATGGGAAAGTCGTGGAGCGGACGAGCGTGCAACAGATCGAACAGCTCAAGGGTCGATTGGGGCCCGGGACGCTTCCGGCCATTGTCGCCTTCGAGGCAGCGCGAGAGGCTTGGTTCGTCCATGATCTCCTCCGAACCTGGGGACACGAGCCGAAGATCGTCGACACCACGCGACTCAAGACGATCGGGATAGGACACCACAAACGCAAGAACGATGCGCTCGATGCCGAGCACCTCGCCATCGCGGTCGAACAGGGGCGCATTCCCGAAGCCCACGTCCTATCGGTGGAAGGTCGAGAGCTTCGCGAGCAGTTGAGTGTCCGACAAGCGCTGGTTGAGACCCGCGCGGGTTACGTGACCACGATCCGCGGCCTCGCGCGTGCACATGGGAAACGTGTTGCTACGTGCGATATCAGCAACTTCGTGACGCACTTGGAAGCAACCGAGATGAATCCTGGCTTGCAGAAGCTTGTTGCGCCGTTAGCCGCCATGCTGAAAGTACTCGACGAGCAGCTCGTGAGAGTGGAAGAGAAGTTGCAGAACTTGGCAGGGCGAGATCCTCGGATACGTCTTTGCGCCACAGCCCCCGGTGTAGGGCTCATCGTCGGGGCCACGTTCATGTCCGTCATGGACGATGCCCACCGTTTCAAGAATGCCCATGCGGTGAGCGCCTATCTCGGACTCGTTCCGTCCGAATCGACCACGGGAGGACCGAGCAAGCGTCGTCTCGGAGGCATCACCAAACAGGGAAACCCTCACGCGCGAGCCATGCTCGTGCAAGCAGCCCACAGCCTACTGCGCACGCGCAAGCATGCCGGGGACCCCATTCGTCTTTGGGGAATGAACATCGCCAAGAAAAAAGGAAGATCGATCGCGGCTGTCGCCGTGGCCCGACGTCTTGCTGGTGTGCTCTGGGCGATGTGTCGTGATGGGGCTTTCTACGACCCGAATACGGCCACAAAGGGGACTTTCCAGAAAAAGAGCATGCGTGGAAGCGATGAAACTCAGCGCACCGTTGCGCTCCGGCGCGCGACCAAGAAACTTCAGCGGCGATACACTCGCCGTAAGACTTCGGAGGTCACCATGACGTGA
- a CDS encoding HNH endonuclease: MSTRTLMLTPWMTPHRVISWRRAVALFFLGKVEVLEEYDEPIAAPSITIRTPAVVRLTKGTVSKKYKVRFSRVNVFTRDGFRCQYCGVRKAMDALNYDHVVPRVRGGKTVWENIVTSCYACNDRKGGRLPEEAGMMLLRKPFKPSSLPFVPVLDTGREVPSMWRNYYPLAAAEHRADVA; the protein is encoded by the coding sequence ATGTCGACACGAACCCTTATGCTGACCCCCTGGATGACCCCGCACCGTGTGATCTCCTGGCGGCGCGCCGTCGCGCTCTTCTTCCTCGGCAAGGTCGAGGTGCTGGAAGAGTACGACGAGCCCATTGCCGCGCCATCGATTACCATTCGCACGCCGGCCGTCGTCCGCCTCACCAAGGGCACCGTGTCGAAGAAGTACAAGGTCCGCTTCTCGCGCGTGAACGTCTTCACGCGCGACGGGTTTCGCTGCCAATACTGCGGCGTGCGCAAGGCCATGGACGCCCTCAACTACGACCACGTCGTGCCACGCGTCCGCGGCGGCAAGACCGTCTGGGAGAACATCGTCACCTCGTGCTACGCCTGCAATGACCGAAAGGGGGGCCGCTTGCCGGAGGAGGCGGGGATGATGCTTCTGCGGAAGCCGTTCAAGCCTTCTTCGCTGCCGTTCGTGCCCGTGCTCGACACCGGCAGGGAGGTTCCTTCGATGTGGAGGAACTACTATCCCCTCGCCGCCGCCGAGCACCGTGCGGACGTAGCGTGA
- a CDS encoding VOC family protein, whose translation MSVFGWSTLLSDVVRCVAVGSAIATLCACSHGGTTPRGNGNFRGDPTPNRGPLRELRAALTVDAYDEALGFYRDSLKLPVDEIWDRPDGRGVILDTGHATLEILSKQRAEFIDRLEVGKRAAGAVRLGFEVGDATQVSTAFLAGGGERLAGPVTSPSGLNTFRMRAPDGMQYSLFTSVGAKSTKGPVRAMRFSLTVDRYDEALRFYRDAFGLPILQQWDDPAGGGTLFDAGNATLELLSKPMAESVDRVEVGRRVAGPVRVAVWVDDSDAVGKELTKAGAEWLGGPVATPWLHKNVRVRAPDGMQFTLFSLLPGAPR comes from the coding sequence ATGTCGGTTTTCGGTTGGAGTACCCTTCTTTCAGACGTTGTTCGATGCGTTGCGGTTGGTTCGGCCATCGCCACGCTGTGTGCCTGCTCGCACGGCGGCACCACGCCGCGGGGGAATGGCAACTTTCGCGGCGACCCCACGCCGAATCGTGGTCCACTTCGAGAATTGCGCGCCGCGCTCACGGTTGACGCGTACGATGAAGCCCTCGGTTTTTATCGAGACTCGCTCAAGTTGCCAGTCGATGAGATTTGGGACCGACCCGACGGACGCGGTGTCATTCTGGATACCGGCCATGCCACGCTGGAGATCCTGTCGAAGCAACGGGCTGAATTCATTGACCGACTCGAGGTCGGAAAAAGGGCGGCGGGAGCTGTCCGTCTCGGATTTGAAGTGGGCGATGCGACTCAAGTCTCGACGGCGTTCTTGGCCGGGGGCGGAGAACGGCTTGCCGGTCCAGTGACGTCGCCTTCAGGGCTCAATACGTTCCGGATGCGCGCTCCCGATGGGATGCAATACTCCCTGTTCACGAGCGTCGGTGCGAAATCCACCAAGGGGCCAGTTCGTGCGATGCGCTTTTCGCTGACGGTGGACCGTTATGACGAGGCGTTGCGATTCTATCGCGACGCCTTCGGCTTACCGATCTTGCAGCAATGGGATGATCCAGCGGGAGGTGGAACACTTTTCGACGCGGGCAATGCCACTCTGGAGTTGCTTTCGAAACCGATGGCGGAGTCCGTCGATCGTGTCGAGGTCGGACGGCGGGTAGCCGGTCCCGTGCGTGTGGCGGTCTGGGTCGACGACTCCGATGCCGTTGGCAAGGAGCTGACCAAGGCCGGCGCCGAATGGCTCGGGGGGCCTGTGGCGACGCCGTGGCTGCACAAGAACGTGCGCGTTCGGGCCCCGGACGGAATGCAGTTCACGCTATTTTCACTCTTGCCAGGTGCGCCGAGATGA
- a CDS encoding LysR family transcriptional regulator, with translation MDRLTGMSLFVCAVDRGSFAAAARDFGMTPAMVGRHVRALEERVGAQLLQRTTRTQRLTSFGRLYYERCARVLAEIDAMDRTADELRASPRGKLRVLPSAARPT, from the coding sequence ATGGACCGCCTCACCGGCATGTCGCTCTTCGTATGCGCCGTCGATCGCGGCAGCTTCGCTGCGGCCGCGCGCGATTTCGGAATGACGCCCGCCATGGTCGGCCGGCACGTACGCGCGCTCGAGGAGCGGGTCGGCGCGCAGCTTCTCCAACGCACCACGCGCACGCAGCGCCTCACCTCGTTCGGGCGCCTTTACTACGAGCGGTGCGCGCGCGTCCTCGCCGAAATCGACGCCATGGATCGGACGGCCGACGAGCTCCGCGCCTCCCCGCGCGGCAAGCTTCGCGTGCTTCCTAGTGCAGCGCGACCGACATGA
- a CDS encoding PLP-dependent aspartate aminotransferase family protein, with protein sequence MHAHRNGFSFTTRLLNADDDGLDGLSVSPSLHQSVNYAARDDAHLREMAAPLGNEYYTRRGNPTTARLVNVIADLEGGEAGMMFASGMGAITTTLMTFLRAGDHVVGQRSHYMGTTELLDEILPSYGVETSRVDQTSVSAFEQAIRPNTKLIVLETPVNPMMHITDLRAVCELAKARGILTFCDNTFATPINQRPMELGVDIVMHSATKYIGGHHDLLAGSVTASRELVARIWDRSLVTGAIAAPFNSWLALRGIRTLELRVRQQNANGLAIARFLESHPAVRRVFYPGLTSHPQHELACAQMSGFGGLLTFDLKGGSAAASEFIAALQLASYATSLGGVSSTVMRPAVLFGDRLSPTIVEEQGITPGLIRFAAGIENTEDLVADVGQALDRLGR encoded by the coding sequence ATGCACGCGCACCGCAATGGATTCTCGTTCACCACCCGCTTGCTCAACGCCGACGACGATGGCCTGGACGGGCTCAGCGTATCACCGTCCCTGCATCAATCCGTCAATTACGCCGCGCGTGACGATGCGCATTTGAGAGAAATGGCGGCCCCACTCGGAAATGAATATTACACCCGGCGGGGCAATCCCACCACGGCGCGGCTCGTCAACGTTATCGCCGATCTGGAGGGCGGAGAAGCCGGAATGATGTTCGCCTCGGGCATGGGGGCGATCACCACGACCCTCATGACGTTCCTTCGGGCGGGCGATCATGTCGTCGGGCAGCGCAGCCATTACATGGGCACGACCGAGCTCCTCGACGAAATTCTGCCGAGCTACGGCGTCGAGACCTCGCGGGTCGATCAAACGTCGGTCTCGGCGTTCGAGCAGGCCATCCGGCCCAACACCAAGCTGATTGTCCTCGAAACGCCGGTGAACCCCATGATGCACATCACCGATCTTCGTGCGGTGTGCGAGCTGGCGAAAGCGCGAGGTATTCTCACTTTCTGCGACAATACGTTCGCCACGCCCATCAATCAGCGGCCGATGGAACTCGGGGTCGATATCGTGATGCATAGTGCCACCAAGTACATTGGCGGGCACCACGACCTGCTCGCGGGGAGCGTCACCGCCTCACGTGAGCTGGTCGCGCGTATTTGGGATAGGAGCTTGGTGACCGGCGCCATCGCCGCGCCGTTCAATTCCTGGCTTGCGCTGCGGGGTATTCGAACGTTGGAACTACGCGTTCGCCAGCAGAACGCCAATGGGCTGGCAATAGCGCGCTTTCTGGAGTCGCATCCTGCCGTGCGCCGCGTCTTCTATCCCGGATTGACGTCCCATCCACAGCACGAACTCGCGTGCGCACAAATGTCCGGCTTCGGTGGATTGCTCACGTTCGACTTGAAGGGCGGTTCCGCAGCGGCAAGTGAATTCATAGCTGCCCTGCAGCTTGCATCGTATGCGACGAGCCTAGGCGGGGTCTCGTCCACGGTCATGCGGCCCGCGGTCCTGTTCGGCGACCGGCTGTCCCCGACCATTGTCGAAGAACAGGGTATTACGCCGGGTTTGATTCGGTTCGCCGCAGGAATCGAGAATACCGAGGACTTGGTGGCCGATGTGGGGCAGGCGTTGGATCGGCTGGGCAGGTGA
- a CDS encoding PLP-dependent aminotransferase family protein translates to MDNYQTIADAIAADILEGRLRPGDRLPPQREFADRRGIATSTASRVYSELIRRGLAVGEVGRGTYIRAVAKALAATSVEPPDAPVDLELNYCVLPEQVADMAPVLSALTTHDALANALRPVGAAATPRAREVTAEFLARGGWRPEPAQVLFTGSGRQAIAAAMSALAPVGAYVGVEALTYPMVRGIAARIGVHLVPLALDDEGLRPDAVARAHRARPLSAIYVQPALHNPLGTTMSPARRSELGAVLKKTGIVAIEDAVYSFLADEEPLALVAPDHTILVDSISKRIAPGLGLGFVVTPERLAEKVATTIRSAGSLAQGFPLAAALRWMADGSAARIALAKRKKAARGHVLACEILQGLAVRGDPRAFHLWMELPAPWRADTFAVAAARLGIAITPASAFTVGTGHAPNAVRLALASPPLDAVARALRKLAQLAMTSDYEAGVD, encoded by the coding sequence GTGGATAATTATCAAACGATTGCCGACGCGATTGCTGCAGACATTCTCGAAGGTCGCCTGCGCCCGGGCGATCGCCTGCCGCCCCAGCGCGAGTTCGCCGATCGACGAGGGATTGCCACGTCGACGGCAAGCCGCGTTTACTCGGAGCTCATTCGGCGCGGGTTGGCGGTCGGTGAGGTGGGTCGTGGAACGTACATTCGTGCGGTCGCCAAGGCTCTGGCCGCCACGTCGGTGGAGCCGCCGGATGCCCCGGTCGATCTCGAACTGAATTACTGCGTCCTGCCCGAGCAGGTGGCCGACATGGCGCCGGTGCTCTCCGCCCTCACGACGCACGATGCGCTGGCGAATGCGCTCCGTCCCGTGGGTGCGGCGGCCACGCCTCGTGCGCGTGAGGTGACGGCGGAGTTTCTCGCGCGGGGTGGATGGCGGCCGGAACCGGCGCAGGTGCTCTTCACGGGCAGCGGGCGTCAGGCGATTGCCGCGGCCATGTCGGCTCTAGCCCCGGTCGGCGCGTACGTGGGGGTGGAGGCCCTTACCTATCCCATGGTGCGGGGTATAGCCGCGCGCATCGGCGTTCATCTGGTTCCACTCGCCCTCGACGACGAGGGATTGCGACCCGATGCCGTGGCGCGGGCACATCGCGCGAGGCCGCTCTCGGCCATCTACGTGCAACCGGCACTGCACAACCCGCTCGGAACCACCATGAGCCCCGCGCGCCGCTCGGAGCTCGGAGCAGTTCTGAAAAAGACCGGAATCGTTGCCATCGAGGACGCGGTCTATTCCTTTCTGGCCGACGAGGAACCGCTCGCGCTCGTCGCCCCGGATCACACGATCCTCGTCGACAGCATATCGAAGAGAATTGCGCCCGGTTTGGGTCTCGGCTTCGTCGTTACACCGGAGAGGCTCGCGGAGAAAGTCGCCACCACGATTCGGTCCGCCGGATCGCTCGCCCAAGGCTTTCCACTTGCCGCGGCCTTGCGTTGGATGGCCGATGGCTCGGCGGCGCGCATTGCACTGGCCAAGCGGAAGAAAGCTGCACGCGGCCATGTGCTCGCGTGCGAGATTCTGCAGGGGCTCGCCGTGCGGGGCGATCCGCGAGCCTTTCACTTGTGGATGGAGCTTCCGGCCCCATGGCGGGCCGACACCTTTGCCGTCGCGGCCGCACGCCTGGGCATTGCCATCACCCCTGCCAGTGCCTTCACCGTCGGCACGGGGCACGCGCCCAATGCCGTGCGCCTTGCTTTGGCATCGCCGCCGCTCGATGCAGTGGCCCGCGCGCTGCGCAAGCTGGCGCAGCTTGCGATGACCAGCGATTACGAAGCGGGAGTCGATTGA
- a CDS encoding S1 family peptidase, with protein MGNGLAMGIRLWHIGLATLGLGMFSGCGSPGTNETAETDGPSALQGIDAESRAKMAAQEPLIRAANVIQQSIDTANPDGYATLALEDDHVAVWWKGTPPESVLRGIEAARKIAPIQLRAAEHSRAELRDAAEKVANYIDTHRSGPYYGVDVAYNGSGLKILADPDASPEAGGARVLAAASKVDLAGDLGVPAGIAVTVSREVRPLDTRSRGADTQPYIAGARIVNVDTHEECTSSFAMKDFGGFSYLLTAGHCGRPGGLWNNGAGARIGVGSNEQKDHDVLLIRVNQSAGYMWDGPPSHEFVKRVSGWSDTRPGMWLCTSGATSGPICNHHVSGDFTYKRCGVDTYGKWECYSDLVRAHLFNNVTASRGGDSGGPVFRLEGADRVIAQGVISGVRRGDGRTDGYTDLIFQDFATVRRDFPNMYILTQ; from the coding sequence ATGGGTAACGGACTCGCGATGGGTATTCGTTTGTGGCATATCGGTTTGGCCACGCTCGGGCTCGGCATGTTCTCAGGATGCGGATCGCCGGGGACGAACGAAACGGCCGAAACCGATGGACCGAGCGCACTGCAAGGTATCGACGCAGAGTCGCGAGCAAAAATGGCGGCTCAAGAACCGTTGATCCGCGCGGCCAACGTCATCCAGCAAAGCATCGATACGGCCAATCCTGATGGATATGCCACCCTCGCGCTCGAAGACGACCACGTCGCGGTCTGGTGGAAGGGCACCCCGCCCGAGTCCGTGTTGCGAGGAATCGAAGCCGCTAGGAAGATCGCGCCCATTCAACTCCGCGCCGCCGAGCACTCCCGCGCGGAACTGCGCGACGCCGCCGAAAAGGTTGCAAATTACATCGATACGCACCGCTCCGGGCCATACTACGGAGTCGACGTCGCCTACAACGGCAGCGGATTGAAGATCCTGGCCGATCCCGATGCATCGCCGGAAGCTGGTGGAGCGCGGGTCCTGGCGGCCGCGTCCAAGGTGGATCTTGCAGGCGATCTGGGCGTACCCGCCGGGATCGCAGTGACCGTTTCCCGAGAAGTCCGGCCGCTCGACACCAGGAGCCGTGGGGCCGACACGCAGCCGTATATCGCTGGCGCCCGCATCGTCAACGTGGATACCCACGAGGAGTGCACATCCAGCTTTGCGATGAAAGATTTCGGAGGATTTTCGTATTTGCTCACGGCTGGCCACTGCGGCCGCCCCGGCGGCCTATGGAACAACGGTGCGGGAGCTCGGATCGGTGTTGGTTCCAATGAACAAAAGGATCACGACGTTCTGCTGATTCGAGTCAATCAGTCTGCAGGCTATATGTGGGATGGTCCCCCGTCACACGAGTTCGTCAAGCGAGTCTCCGGCTGGTCCGACACTCGCCCCGGCATGTGGCTGTGCACCTCGGGCGCGACCTCGGGGCCCATTTGCAATCATCATGTCAGCGGTGACTTCACCTATAAGCGGTGTGGTGTCGATACGTATGGAAAGTGGGAGTGCTACAGCGATTTGGTGCGCGCGCACTTGTTCAACAATGTCACCGCGTCGCGCGGTGGGGACAGCGGAGGCCCCGTGTTTCGTCTCGAAGGAGCCGATCGGGTGATCGCGCAGGGTGTCATCAGCGGCGTTCGAAGAGGCGACGGTCGCACCGATGGTTACACGGATTTGATCTTCCAAGACTTTGCTACGGTCCGCAGGGATTTTCCGAACATGTACATTCTCACGCAATAA